Proteins from a genomic interval of Diospyros lotus cultivar Yz01 chromosome 6, ASM1463336v1, whole genome shotgun sequence:
- the LOC127804066 gene encoding uncharacterized protein LOC127804066 produces MFYHYDGELQGHVINVELPKYTRKDGAFGKSWATQGCAKNDDNYNPVTWWMTYGNQTPNLQRMARKILSLTTSSSGCERNWSTFEGIHTKKRNRLDVNRLNNLVYVQFNAKLMNKHKREKERNVDVLLASDASNAQG; encoded by the exons atgttttatcattatgatggtgaattgcaaggccatgttataaatgttgagttgccaaagtatactcgtaaagatggagcttttggaaaatcgtgggcaactcaagggtgtgcgaaaaatgatgacaattataatccag ttacatggtggatgacttatggaaatcaaactccaaacttgcaacgaatggcgagAAAGATTCTCTCGTTAACCACTAGTTCatccggttgtgaaagaaattggagcacttttgaaggg atacatacgaagaaaagaaatagactagacgtgaatcgattgaacaatctagtctatgttcaatttaatgcgaaattgatgaacaagcacaaaagggagaaggaaaggaatgttgatgtgctacttgctagtgatgctagtaatgcacaaggatag